One Qipengyuania aurantiaca genomic region harbors:
- a CDS encoding DUF2585 family protein — translation MKNRSLKPHRAALTLSLVLVIATLAILYAMDRPPICECGYVKLWHGNINSSGNSQHLADWYTPSHIIHGMLFYALGWLLFAKLKIGGKGAAKWSFALAIALEAVWEIVENMSWVIDRYRSVTVNWGYSGDSIINSLADLGWMSLGFYLALKLPVKVTVVLAIIMETVAAMVVRDNLTLNFIMLIWPVEAIGEWQAAG, via the coding sequence ATGAAGAACCGGTCGCTCAAGCCGCATCGCGCAGCGCTCACCCTGTCGCTTGTCCTCGTGATCGCCACGCTCGCGATCCTTTACGCGATGGACCGACCGCCGATATGCGAATGCGGCTACGTCAAGCTGTGGCACGGCAACATCAATTCTTCGGGCAACAGCCAGCACCTCGCCGATTGGTACACGCCGAGCCACATCATCCACGGCATGCTGTTCTACGCACTCGGCTGGCTTCTGTTCGCGAAGCTGAAGATCGGCGGGAAGGGCGCGGCGAAGTGGAGTTTCGCGCTCGCCATCGCGCTCGAGGCCGTATGGGAGATTGTCGAGAACATGTCCTGGGTCATCGACCGCTATCGCTCGGTCACGGTCAACTGGGGCTATTCGGGCGACAGCATCATCAACTCGCTTGCCGACCTCGGCTGGATGAGCCTCGGCTTCTACCTCGCGCTGAAGCTGCCGGTGAAAGTGACCGTGGTGCTCGCAATCATCATGGAGACCGTGGCGGCGATGGTCGTGCGCGATAACCTGACCCTCAACTTCATCATGCTGATCTGGCCGGTCGAGGCGATCGGCGAGTGGCAGGCGGCGGGCTGA
- the crtY gene encoding lycopene beta-cyclase CrtY codes for MLDIAIVGGGLAGGLTALAIRRVAPDLSFALFEAGDSFGGNHRWSWFEHDLDAEATALLAPFDKTEWSGGNEVRFPAHSRILASNYRSLDSRDFDAALRRLLPQKAIRTSSRVAGLDKGGITLADGERIAAQCVIDCRDGAGSEHLTGGWQVFLGQHLRTEAPHGIERPVIMDATVEQANAYRFVYLLPLGEDEIFVEDTYYADSPELDAGTLRARIEAYGCAKGWQAKVLHEETGVLPVITGGDFGAYRASLSIAGVALAGARGGFVHPLTSYTMPIAADNALAIARAAQADLAALPEFVEHRAKEHWRATGYYRMLGKMLFQAARPAERYRVFERFYRLPEPLIERFYAARSTPLDKMRILTGRPPVPVARAIPALLGKGTPLVQEIDP; via the coding sequence GTGCTCGACATCGCAATCGTCGGCGGCGGTCTGGCCGGTGGGCTGACCGCGCTGGCGATCCGTCGGGTTGCGCCGGACCTGTCCTTCGCCCTGTTCGAGGCGGGCGACAGCTTCGGAGGCAACCACCGCTGGAGCTGGTTCGAGCATGACCTCGATGCCGAAGCCACCGCCCTCCTCGCGCCGTTCGACAAGACCGAATGGAGCGGCGGCAACGAGGTGCGCTTCCCCGCGCACAGCCGCATTCTCGCCAGCAATTACCGCTCGCTCGACAGCCGCGATTTCGACGCCGCGCTTCGCCGCCTCCTGCCACAGAAAGCGATCCGCACCTCCTCGCGCGTGGCGGGCCTCGATAAAGGCGGCATTACGCTGGCCGATGGCGAACGTATCGCCGCTCAATGCGTGATCGATTGTCGCGACGGAGCGGGAAGCGAGCATCTGACCGGCGGATGGCAGGTCTTCCTCGGCCAGCACCTCCGCACCGAGGCGCCCCACGGGATCGAACGCCCGGTCATCATGGACGCCACGGTCGAACAGGCGAACGCCTATCGCTTCGTTTACCTCCTGCCGCTCGGCGAGGACGAAATCTTCGTCGAGGACACCTATTACGCCGACAGCCCCGAGCTCGACGCGGGAACCCTGCGCGCGCGGATCGAGGCCTATGGCTGTGCGAAAGGCTGGCAGGCGAAGGTCTTGCACGAGGAAACCGGCGTCCTCCCGGTCATCACCGGCGGAGATTTTGGCGCCTATCGCGCTTCGCTGAGCATTGCGGGCGTCGCGCTGGCGGGCGCGCGCGGAGGCTTCGTCCATCCGCTCACCAGCTACACCATGCCAATTGCCGCCGATAACGCGCTCGCCATCGCGCGGGCGGCCCAGGCCGACCTCGCCGCCCTGCCCGAATTCGTCGAGCACCGTGCGAAGGAACATTGGCGCGCGACGGGCTATTATCGCATGCTCGGCAAGATGCTGTTCCAGGCGGCACGGCCTGCGGAACGATATCGCGTGTTCGAGCGCTTCTATCGCCTACCCGAACCCCTCATCGAACGCTTCTACGCCGCCCGCTCTACCCCGCTCGACAAGATGCGCATCCTCACCGGCAGACCGCCCGTACCTGTCGCTCGCGCCATCCCTGCCCTGCTTGGCAAGGGCACACCGCTCGTCCAAGAGATCGATCCATGA
- a CDS encoding MipA/OmpV family protein → MVRPASIAAALLISVSATPVLAQETQVEEPLPAGPPETVFDGDFLSVGIGVGYNASYSGSDDYNINILPIVQASFAGIKVNPRPAGLALDFIPDPDEGIGFSAGPMVRLRSDRADVDDINDDVVAAYGELDRAVELGGSVGVSFPKLLHPYDSLSVNLDAAWDVAGAHGGMYWSPSVTYFSPLSRATAASLSLSTTFVDDKFADYYYSVPQFNTLLPDENVLPGFQAEGGMQSYGVNLLLAHDLSGDVTDGGLSLVGIGGWSKLVNDAADTPFTSIRGNNDQYFVALGVGYTF, encoded by the coding sequence ATGGTTCGACCTGCGTCCATCGCCGCAGCCCTTCTCATATCCGTCTCGGCAACGCCGGTCCTCGCACAGGAAACGCAAGTCGAGGAACCGCTGCCCGCCGGTCCGCCCGAAACCGTTTTCGACGGCGATTTCCTCAGCGTCGGCATCGGCGTGGGATACAACGCCAGCTATTCGGGCAGCGACGATTACAACATCAACATCCTGCCCATCGTCCAGGCGAGCTTCGCCGGCATCAAGGTCAATCCGCGCCCCGCGGGCCTCGCGCTCGACTTCATTCCCGATCCCGACGAGGGCATCGGCTTTTCCGCCGGCCCCATGGTGCGCCTGCGCAGCGACCGCGCGGATGTCGACGACATCAACGACGATGTGGTGGCAGCCTATGGCGAACTCGACCGGGCCGTGGAACTGGGCGGCAGCGTCGGGGTGAGCTTTCCCAAACTCCTTCACCCCTATGATAGTCTCTCGGTCAATCTCGACGCGGCCTGGGATGTCGCGGGCGCGCATGGCGGCATGTACTGGAGCCCGAGCGTCACCTATTTCTCGCCGCTCAGCCGCGCGACCGCCGCCTCGCTCTCGCTCAGCACGACCTTCGTCGACGACAAGTTTGCCGACTATTACTACTCCGTGCCGCAGTTCAACACGCTGCTGCCGGACGAAAACGTGCTGCCCGGTTTCCAGGCCGAAGGCGGGATGCAAAGCTACGGCGTAAACCTGCTGCTCGCGCATGACCTCAGCGGCGATGTCACCGATGGCGGCTTGTCTCTTGTCGGCATCGGCGGCTGGTCGAAATTGGTCAATGATGCGGCCGACACGCCCTTCACCAGCATTCGCGGCAATAACGACCAGTATTTCGTCGCGCTGGGCGTCGGCTACACCTTCTAG
- a CDS encoding phytoene/squalene synthase family protein, with amino-acid sequence MARALESIEVGSHSFSAASKLFDKTTRERSWLLYAWCRRCDDIADNQDKGGPLGDQGTPKDAEDRIQAIRVLTRRALEGQPTADFAFDALGMVASECGLTYEMANDVIGGFAMDATGFAPKNENDMLRYSYHVAGAVGIMMAKIMGVHEDDGETLDRANDLGLAFQIANISRDVVEDAAAGRVYIPATWLEEAGLTPGEHAKEENRFVLASIMPRMIALMQKHEDAARLGAKRLPFRSRWAVLSAANIYGAIGRKVLDRGQNAWNTRTRVNGLEKGWHVTTAFFQALWNRPAGPQEPIIWSRHDFRPVAGW; translated from the coding sequence GTGGCGCGGGCGCTGGAATCGATCGAGGTCGGCTCGCACAGCTTTTCCGCCGCTTCCAAGCTGTTCGACAAGACCACCCGCGAGCGCAGCTGGCTCCTCTACGCCTGGTGCCGCCGCTGCGACGATATTGCCGACAATCAGGACAAGGGCGGGCCGCTCGGCGACCAGGGCACTCCGAAAGATGCCGAGGACCGCATCCAGGCGATCCGCGTCCTTACCCGCCGCGCCTTGGAGGGCCAGCCCACGGCCGATTTCGCTTTCGACGCGCTGGGCATGGTCGCCTCCGAATGCGGCCTGACCTACGAGATGGCGAACGACGTCATCGGCGGCTTCGCCATGGACGCGACCGGTTTTGCGCCCAAGAATGAAAACGACATGCTGCGCTATTCCTACCATGTGGCAGGCGCGGTCGGCATCATGATGGCGAAGATCATGGGCGTGCACGAGGACGATGGCGAAACGCTTGATCGGGCGAACGATTTGGGCCTCGCCTTCCAGATCGCCAACATCAGCCGTGACGTGGTGGAAGATGCCGCTGCGGGCCGCGTCTACATCCCCGCAACCTGGCTCGAAGAGGCAGGCCTCACTCCCGGCGAGCACGCCAAGGAAGAAAACCGCTTTGTCCTCGCCAGCATCATGCCGCGCATGATCGCGCTGATGCAGAAGCACGAGGACGCAGCGCGCCTCGGCGCAAAACGCCTGCCGTTCCGCTCGCGCTGGGCGGTGCTGTCGGCGGCGAATATCTACGGCGCAATCGGCCGCAAGGTCCTCGACCGCGGACAGAACGCCTGGAACACCCGCACCCGCGTGAACGGCCTCGAAAAGGGCTGGCACGTCACCACGGCCTTCTTCCAGGCCCTGTGGAACCGGCCTGCTGGCCCGCAAGAGCCGATCATCTGGTCACGCCACGATTTCAGGCCTGTTGCCGGTTGGTAG
- a CDS encoding phytoene desaturase has product MPEPTGKTACVVGSGFGGLALAIRLQSAGIATTVIEARDKPGGRAYFWEKDGFTFDAGPTVITDPDCLRELWALTGHDMAEDIEIMPVMPFYRLNWPDGTNFDYSNDEEQLFSEIAELNPRDVAGYQRFLDYAEGVYEEGYVKLGHVPFLDFKSMMKAAPALAKKQAWRSVYSMVSSFVENEKLREALSFHTLLVGGNPMKTSSIYALIHKLEKDGGVWWAKGGTNRLIAAMVTHFERIGGAMRVGDPVTRIHTLGSKASEVETHSGFKQRFDAVASNADIMHSYKDLLAGTKRGESYSKSLARKKFSPSLFVVHFGIEGTWPGIPHHMILFGPRYQGLLEDIYDHGVLPQDFSIYLHHPSVTDPSVAPEGMSTFYALVPVAHMGKLSVDWEQMGPVLEKRILDEVERRLIPDLHGRIKTKFHYAPSDFAHDLNAHKGSAFSLEPLLTQSAFFRGHNRDDVLDNFYLVGAGTHPGAGIPGVVGSAKATAGLMVEDLVS; this is encoded by the coding sequence ATGCCGGAACCCACGGGCAAGACCGCCTGCGTCGTCGGCTCGGGCTTCGGCGGTCTCGCTCTCGCCATCCGCCTGCAATCGGCCGGCATCGCCACCACGGTGATCGAAGCGCGCGACAAGCCGGGCGGCCGCGCCTATTTCTGGGAGAAGGACGGCTTCACCTTCGACGCCGGCCCCACCGTCATCACCGATCCCGACTGCCTGCGCGAACTCTGGGCGCTGACCGGCCACGACATGGCCGAGGATATCGAGATCATGCCGGTCATGCCGTTCTATCGCCTCAACTGGCCCGACGGGACGAATTTCGATTATTCGAACGACGAGGAACAGCTCTTCAGCGAAATCGCCGAGCTGAACCCGCGCGATGTGGCGGGCTACCAACGCTTCCTCGATTACGCCGAGGGCGTCTATGAAGAAGGCTACGTCAAGCTCGGCCACGTCCCCTTCCTCGACTTCAAGTCGATGATGAAGGCGGCCCCGGCGCTGGCCAAGAAGCAGGCCTGGCGCAGCGTCTATTCCATGGTGTCGAGCTTCGTCGAGAACGAGAAGCTGCGCGAGGCCCTGAGCTTCCACACGCTGCTCGTCGGCGGCAACCCGATGAAGACCAGCAGCATCTACGCGCTGATCCACAAGCTGGAGAAGGACGGCGGTGTGTGGTGGGCCAAGGGCGGCACCAACCGGCTGATCGCGGCCATGGTCACGCATTTCGAACGGATCGGCGGCGCCATGCGCGTCGGCGATCCGGTGACGCGCATCCACACGCTGGGCAGCAAGGCGAGCGAGGTGGAAACGCATTCGGGCTTCAAACAGCGGTTCGACGCGGTCGCCAGCAACGCCGACATCATGCACAGCTACAAGGACCTCTTGGCCGGGACCAAGCGGGGCGAGAGCTATTCCAAGTCGCTCGCGCGCAAGAAGTTCTCGCCCAGCCTCTTCGTCGTCCATTTCGGGATCGAAGGCACCTGGCCGGGCATCCCGCACCACATGATCCTGTTCGGCCCGCGCTACCAAGGCCTGCTGGAAGACATTTACGATCACGGCGTCCTGCCGCAGGATTTCTCGATTTACCTCCACCACCCAAGCGTGACCGACCCCAGCGTCGCGCCCGAAGGCATGAGCACCTTCTACGCGCTGGTGCCGGTCGCCCACATGGGCAAGCTGTCGGTCGATTGGGAGCAGATGGGCCCGGTGCTTGAAAAACGCATCCTCGACGAGGTCGAACGCCGCCTGATCCCCGACCTGCACGGCCGCATAAAGACCAAGTTCCACTACGCGCCGAGCGATTTCGCGCATGATCTCAACGCCCACAAGGGCAGCGCCTTCAGCCTCGAACCGCTGCTGACCCAGAGCGCCTTTTTCCGCGGGCACAACCGCGACGATGTGCTGGACAATTTCTATCTGGTCGGTGCAGGGACGCATCCGGGCGCCGGCATCCCCGGTGTCGTCGGCAGCGCGAAGGCGACGGCCGGCTTGATGGTAGAGGATCTGGTTTCGTGA
- a CDS encoding TIGR00730 family Rossman fold protein produces MKRLAVYCGSASPEDPRYLELARDVGAGLAERGIGVVYGGGRLGLMGAVASGALDAGGEVIGIIPDALANSEVANHDCTELYTVSGMHERKQRFTDLSDGFVTIPGGVGTMDELWEAVSWAQLGYHQKPVGLLNAFGFYDHLIAFNRHMAEVGFVRPAHQGIILAEETLSALLDKMESYQPHTPIFKMKASDL; encoded by the coding sequence GTGAAGCGTCTTGCAGTCTATTGCGGTTCGGCCTCGCCCGAGGACCCGCGGTATCTCGAACTTGCCCGCGACGTGGGCGCAGGCCTTGCCGAGCGCGGAATCGGCGTCGTCTATGGCGGCGGACGTCTGGGCCTGATGGGCGCGGTGGCGTCCGGCGCGCTCGATGCGGGCGGCGAGGTGATCGGCATCATTCCCGATGCGCTCGCCAACAGCGAAGTCGCCAACCACGACTGCACCGAGCTTTACACCGTATCCGGTATGCACGAGCGCAAGCAGCGCTTCACCGACCTGTCCGACGGTTTCGTTACCATCCCCGGCGGCGTCGGCACGATGGACGAGTTGTGGGAAGCGGTGAGCTGGGCGCAACTCGGCTACCACCAGAAGCCCGTCGGCCTGCTCAACGCCTTCGGCTTTTACGATCACCTCATCGCCTTCAACCGCCACATGGCCGAGGTCGGCTTCGTGCGTCCGGCGCACCAAGGGATAATTCTGGCCGAAGAGACGTTAAGTGCGTTGCTGGACAAAATGGAAAGCTATCAACCGCATACACCGATCTTCAAGATGAAGGCCTCCGACCTCTGA
- a CDS encoding S9 family peptidase: MKLRPIALAASLLAGASITATAQARPMTPEDVAKLESVGTIAVSPDGSRIAYTTASLPDITDGEENGSTEQQLKMAYAPMNARDFLPEDMSVSGITFSPDGRMVSFLWADEDEDRAVWGIPVDGGAQRKLAAVEDASVRSFAWAPDGSRIWMLASAENDEAREKESKAGFNAIVYEEEARLNRLFSAAVGTEVDEDPVAVTIPGYVSAFKVAPGGKTAVVQSAPTPQIDDEYTSKRAHVIDLTSGKVLRVVETPGKLGDIEISPDGKQLSMIAGVDMNDPADTTLHLVDVASGSYRALNAGAPEAAVDAEWLADGRLAAVIHKGAQSALRIYNANGTVAEEHDGGALILTSVEAGGKTLAVEANSPTHPTELFVWNKGKFARWTQHNPWLSEIDFGKQRTFRYTARDGQEVEGVLIEPVGGAPRGGAPLILNVHGGPEAHDSNGWQTAYSKPGHVAAGQGYAVFLPNYRGSTGYGTAFSKQHTGNYTDPEFTDLVDAKRALVEAGIADPDRTGVTGGSYGGYATAWSSTALSDEFAAGVMFVGISNQISKFGTTDIPYEMYNVHSGKWPWDDWQAMLEVSPIYHVDKANTPLLILHGAEDTRVAPSQSYELYRSMKVRKPDVPVRLVLYPGEGHGNRKAAARYDYNLRMMRWFDTYLKTGDRDAEIPDARPVLPEGTTGAAKKDD; encoded by the coding sequence ATGAAACTTCGCCCCATCGCCCTTGCCGCAAGCTTGCTGGCCGGTGCCTCGATCACCGCCACGGCGCAGGCGCGCCCGATGACGCCGGAAGATGTCGCCAAGCTGGAAAGCGTGGGCACCATCGCGGTTTCGCCCGATGGCAGCCGCATCGCCTACACCACCGCCAGCCTGCCCGACATCACCGATGGCGAGGAAAACGGCAGCACCGAGCAGCAGCTCAAGATGGCCTACGCGCCGATGAACGCGCGCGACTTTTTGCCCGAAGACATGAGCGTTTCGGGCATCACCTTCTCGCCCGATGGCCGCATGGTGAGCTTCCTGTGGGCCGATGAGGACGAAGACCGCGCCGTATGGGGTATTCCCGTGGATGGCGGCGCGCAGCGCAAGCTCGCCGCAGTCGAGGATGCCAGCGTGCGCTCCTTCGCCTGGGCACCCGACGGCTCGCGCATCTGGATGCTCGCCTCGGCAGAGAACGACGAGGCCCGCGAGAAGGAATCCAAGGCCGGCTTCAACGCCATCGTCTATGAGGAAGAGGCGCGCCTCAACCGCCTGTTTTCCGCCGCCGTCGGTACCGAAGTTGACGAGGACCCGGTGGCCGTCACCATCCCCGGCTATGTCAGCGCCTTCAAGGTCGCTCCTGGCGGCAAGACCGCCGTGGTCCAGAGCGCTCCGACGCCGCAGATCGACGATGAATACACCTCCAAGCGGGCCCATGTGATCGATTTGACGAGCGGCAAGGTCCTGCGCGTCGTCGAAACCCCCGGCAAGCTGGGCGACATCGAGATTTCGCCCGATGGAAAGCAGCTGTCCATGATCGCGGGCGTCGACATGAACGACCCGGCGGATACCACGCTGCACCTGGTCGATGTCGCCAGCGGCAGCTACCGCGCGCTCAATGCAGGCGCGCCCGAAGCGGCGGTCGATGCCGAATGGCTCGCCGACGGCCGCCTTGCCGCCGTCATCCACAAGGGCGCCCAGTCTGCGCTCCGCATCTACAACGCCAATGGGACCGTTGCCGAGGAACACGATGGCGGCGCACTCATCCTCACCAGCGTCGAGGCAGGCGGCAAAACGCTGGCCGTCGAAGCCAACAGCCCCACCCATCCGACCGAACTGTTCGTCTGGAACAAGGGCAAGTTCGCCCGCTGGACGCAGCACAACCCGTGGCTGTCGGAGATCGATTTCGGCAAGCAGCGCACCTTCCGCTACACCGCGCGCGACGGGCAGGAAGTCGAAGGCGTGCTGATCGAGCCGGTCGGCGGAGCCCCGCGCGGCGGCGCCCCGCTGATCCTCAATGTCCACGGCGGCCCCGAAGCGCATGACAGCAACGGCTGGCAGACCGCCTATTCGAAGCCCGGCCATGTCGCGGCAGGCCAGGGCTATGCCGTCTTCCTGCCGAACTATCGCGGATCGACCGGCTATGGCACGGCCTTCTCCAAGCAGCACACGGGCAATTACACCGATCCGGAATTCACCGACCTGGTCGACGCCAAGCGCGCGCTGGTCGAGGCTGGCATTGCCGACCCTGATCGCACCGGCGTGACCGGTGGTTCCTATGGCGGTTATGCCACGGCATGGTCCTCCACCGCGCTGTCGGACGAATTTGCCGCGGGCGTGATGTTCGTCGGCATTTCGAACCAGATCTCGAAGTTCGGCACGACCGACATTCCTTACGAGATGTACAACGTCCACTCGGGCAAATGGCCGTGGGACGACTGGCAGGCCATGCTCGAAGTCTCGCCGATCTACCATGTCGACAAGGCCAACACGCCGCTGCTCATCCTGCACGGCGCGGAGGACACCCGCGTCGCGCCGAGCCAGAGCTACGAGCTCTATCGCTCGATGAAGGTGCGCAAGCCCGATGTGCCGGTGCGCCTCGTGCTCTATCCGGGCGAAGGCCACGGCAACCGCAAGGCCGCAGCGCGCTACGACTATAACCTGCGCATGATGCGCTGGTTCGACACCTATCTGAAGACCGGCGACCGCGACGCGGAAATCCCGGACGCACGGCCGGTCCTGCCGGAAGGCACGACCGGAGCGGCAAAGAAGGACGACTGA
- a CDS encoding DUF2059 domain-containing protein: MTRLISLLAPLAFATGLASAANAQEAEAVASASETSSYDALLDSMLDGLDREQLIDNQLRVAKSFWEADANVVAMEAQHPGLMDAMVRAMRPILIRVDAELQNEYRDDFVAAIAATVTAEEASTIAQFYSSDLGVKMLSGISATYDGKESIAKTLESGAPTNETFDRDTAVTTNHVVQTLSAEEQQELVAQFTSKPALQKLPAIQQAMRPIRIQMERAGMAPERQRVIQEAVRKAAMDHMANS, from the coding sequence ATGACCAGACTGATTTCCCTTCTCGCCCCGCTTGCCTTTGCCACGGGGCTGGCCAGCGCTGCGAACGCTCAGGAAGCCGAAGCCGTCGCTTCCGCCAGCGAAACGAGCAGCTATGACGCGCTGCTCGATTCGATGCTGGACGGGCTCGATCGCGAACAGTTGATCGACAACCAGCTCCGCGTTGCGAAGTCCTTTTGGGAGGCCGACGCCAATGTCGTGGCTATGGAAGCGCAGCATCCCGGCCTGATGGACGCCATGGTCCGCGCCATGCGGCCGATCCTGATCCGCGTCGATGCCGAGCTGCAGAACGAATACCGCGACGATTTCGTAGCCGCCATTGCCGCCACGGTGACGGCGGAAGAAGCCAGCACCATTGCCCAATTCTACAGTTCGGACCTCGGCGTGAAGATGCTGTCGGGCATCAGTGCCACGTACGATGGCAAAGAATCCATCGCGAAGACGCTCGAAAGTGGCGCCCCCACCAACGAGACTTTCGACCGCGACACCGCTGTGACTACAAACCACGTAGTGCAGACCCTGTCCGCCGAGGAGCAACAGGAACTGGTGGCGCAGTTCACGAGCAAGCCGGCGCTTCAAAAACTTCCGGCGATCCAGCAGGCGATGCGTCCCATCCGCATACAGATGGAACGCGCAGGCATGGCTCCCGAACGCCAGCGCGTGATCCAGGAGGCTGTCCGCAAGGCGGCCATGGATCACATGGCGAATTCCTAG
- a CDS encoding acetyl/propionyl/methylcrotonyl-CoA carboxylase subunit alpha — translation MISKLLIANRGEIACRIIRTAREMGIATVAVYSDADAKALHVRSADEAVHIGPSPAAESYLVGEKIIAAAKETGAEAIHPGYGFLSENAGFAQAVIDAGLIWVGPKPSSIDAMGLKDAAKKLMRDAGVPVTPGYEGEDQSVERLKKEADAIGYPVLIKAVAGGGGKGMRKVDHAEDFEASLESCRREAKASFSNDEVLLEKWITSPRHIEVQVFGDSHGNVVHLFERDCSLQRRHQKVIEEAPAPGMDEATREDICAAAVRAAKAVDYEGAGTIEFIADASEGLRADRIFFMEMNTRLQVEHPVTEEITGVDLVEWQLRVASGEPIPLKQEELGIDGWAIEARLYAEDPAKGFLPSTGRLEYLGLPNFRSRVEAGVEQGSEVSPFYDPMIAKIVCKGADRDDAIAKLREATANTNVWPVRQNAWFLVRLLELEEFKSGQMTTGTIGEHIEELTEEPKLGKSTLALRARDHLYENQFGDDLARLEGIGGFRLNADRKESIRLLVSGEAVEVTPHDGWDEPLPSGGVGTFQIGDLVFENGAAFRVQPYRHDAGGAASAADGAILAPMPGKVIAVDVAEGDAVTAGQRLMVLEAMKMEHALTAPFDGTVTELSASEGGQVQVEAVLAVVEPSE, via the coding sequence ATGATTTCTAAGCTTCTCATCGCCAATCGCGGCGAAATCGCCTGCCGTATCATCCGCACTGCGCGCGAGATGGGGATCGCCACTGTCGCGGTCTATTCCGATGCCGACGCCAAGGCGCTCCACGTTCGCAGCGCCGACGAAGCGGTGCACATCGGACCCTCTCCCGCTGCCGAGAGCTATCTGGTGGGCGAGAAGATCATTGCGGCGGCCAAGGAGACCGGCGCCGAGGCAATCCACCCCGGCTACGGCTTCCTCTCGGAAAACGCCGGTTTCGCGCAGGCGGTAATCGACGCCGGGCTGATCTGGGTCGGCCCCAAGCCCTCCAGCATCGATGCGATGGGCCTCAAGGACGCCGCCAAGAAGCTTATGCGCGATGCCGGTGTGCCGGTGACGCCGGGTTATGAGGGCGAGGACCAGTCGGTCGAGCGCCTCAAGAAAGAAGCCGACGCCATTGGCTATCCCGTCCTGATCAAGGCAGTCGCGGGCGGCGGAGGCAAGGGGATGCGCAAGGTCGATCACGCCGAGGACTTCGAGGCGAGCCTCGAAAGCTGCCGGCGCGAGGCCAAGGCCAGCTTCTCAAACGATGAAGTGCTGCTCGAAAAGTGGATCACCTCGCCCCGCCATATCGAGGTGCAGGTCTTCGGCGACAGCCACGGTAATGTCGTCCACCTGTTCGAACGCGACTGTTCGCTCCAGCGCCGCCACCAGAAGGTGATTGAGGAAGCCCCCGCCCCCGGCATGGACGAGGCCACACGCGAGGACATCTGCGCCGCAGCCGTGCGCGCCGCCAAGGCAGTCGATTACGAAGGCGCAGGCACGATCGAATTTATCGCCGACGCCAGCGAAGGCCTGCGCGCCGACCGTATCTTCTTCATGGAAATGAACACCCGCCTGCAGGTCGAACACCCGGTGACCGAGGAGATCACCGGAGTCGATCTGGTCGAATGGCAGCTGCGTGTGGCGAGCGGGGAGCCAATCCCCCTGAAGCAGGAAGAGCTGGGCATCGACGGCTGGGCCATCGAGGCGCGGCTGTATGCGGAGGATCCGGCGAAAGGGTTTTTGCCGAGTACCGGACGGTTGGAATATCTCGGCCTGCCCAATTTCAGGTCGAGGGTCGAAGCAGGTGTCGAGCAGGGGTCGGAAGTCTCGCCTTTTTATGATCCCATGATTGCTAAGATCGTCTGCAAGGGCGCCGACCGGGACGACGCTATCGCCAAGCTCCGCGAAGCAACGGCCAACACGAATGTGTGGCCGGTCCGGCAAAATGCGTGGTTTCTTGTCAGGTTGCTGGAACTTGAAGAATTCAAGTCAGGGCAGATGACTACGGGCACCATTGGCGAGCATATTGAGGAACTGACCGAGGAACCCAAGCTAGGGAAAAGTACCTTAGCTCTCCGAGCGCGAGATCACCTCTATGAAAACCAATTCGGCGATGATCTCGCGAGGCTGGAAGGTATCGGCGGTTTCCGGCTCAATGCTGATCGTAAAGAGAGCATCCGCCTGTTGGTCAGCGGTGAGGCTGTGGAAGTTACACCCCATGATGGTTGGGATGAACCGCTGCCTAGCGGCGGAGTAGGAACCTTTCAGATAGGCGATCTGGTGTTTGAGAACGGCGCGGCATTTCGGGTCCAGCCTTATCGCCACGACGCTGGCGGCGCAGCTTCCGCCGCGGACGGCGCTATCCTCGCCCCCATGCCGGGCAAGGTCATCGCGGTCGATGTGGCCGAGGGCGATGCGGTCACCGCGGGCCAGCGCCTCATGGTGCTCGAAGCGATGAAGATGGAACACGCGCTCACCGCGCCCTTCGACGGGACCGTGACCGAGCTTTCCGCCAGCGAGGGTGGGCAGGTGCAGGTCGAGGCGGTGCTGGCGGTTGTGGAGCCGAGCGAATAG